One region of Deltaproteobacteria bacterium PRO3 genomic DNA includes:
- a CDS encoding GNAT family N-acetyltransferase: MLKTINGVRLVRYEPQYHAAQLYSWYYSDLYPEFYREFPSCPNSEEIASAAVGKAFMIVGPENQPLGCLMHFQEDEYSRRFEVAMLVDKQVERQGVGFAALKIFLNWKFNFCNLYKVKINVVARNRRLCNALETFGATQEGLLRKESFFDGEFHDIAAYAMFKTDFNKKYQHEFKSIGPRLETPIVKDHGHGQVETEAIPTIPRAAVRSAAAAS; the protein is encoded by the coding sequence ATGCTTAAGACAATCAACGGCGTGCGGTTAGTGCGCTACGAGCCCCAATACCACGCGGCGCAGCTCTATTCCTGGTACTACTCGGATCTTTACCCGGAGTTCTACCGCGAGTTCCCGAGCTGCCCAAACTCGGAGGAGATCGCGAGCGCCGCGGTGGGGAAGGCCTTTATGATCGTCGGACCAGAGAATCAACCCTTGGGCTGCCTCATGCACTTCCAAGAGGACGAGTACAGCCGACGCTTCGAAGTCGCGATGCTCGTCGACAAGCAGGTTGAGCGCCAGGGCGTCGGCTTTGCAGCGCTCAAAATCTTTCTCAACTGGAAGTTTAATTTCTGCAACCTCTACAAGGTGAAGATCAACGTGGTGGCGAGGAATCGGCGGCTTTGCAACGCCCTTGAGACCTTCGGCGCCACGCAAGAGGGGCTCCTTCGCAAGGAGTCCTTTTTCGACGGAGAGTTCCACGACATCGCGGCTTACGCGATGTTCAAGACCGACTTTAACAAGAAGTACCAACACGAATTTAAATCTATCGGGCCTCGGTTAGAGACCCCCATCGTGAAAGATCACGGACATGGGCAAGTCGAAACCGAAGCCATCCCAACCATACCAAGGGCCGCAGTTCGGAGCGCAGCAGCAGCTTCTTAG
- a CDS encoding phage major capsid protein, which translates to MASANSSFDAVASTTLKNYRGKFADNVSTHIPFWKFMKLKGMEKISGGDTILEELMYAEGNGDFYDPATDKMNTAKPEGLSAAEFNWKYLYSTVVIDGAEEVRNSGPEKQQSILEARTKQAEITMQNKAGAAIFGDGTGSGGKAILGLQAIVDIAPTTGILGGINRANFSFWRNKVNASVGSYATGGLEAVETMIRNCTRGTDMPTLIVSGSTIFGYALSRANGRAQFNNPELAGLGFKALKIDGIDYIFDSQCPDDRKYVLNHNYLKIRIHKDRNFVTGKFIEPADEDKIVAKIRTAMQLTVSNCALQGVLGGFSA; encoded by the coding sequence ATGGCCTCAGCAAATTCCAGTTTTGATGCGGTGGCATCGACCACGCTCAAAAACTACCGCGGCAAGTTCGCGGACAACGTCAGTACCCACATTCCCTTCTGGAAATTCATGAAGCTGAAGGGGATGGAAAAAATCAGCGGCGGGGACACGATCCTCGAAGAGCTGATGTACGCCGAAGGGAACGGCGACTTCTACGACCCCGCGACCGACAAGATGAACACGGCCAAGCCGGAAGGACTTTCGGCCGCCGAGTTCAACTGGAAGTACCTCTACTCGACCGTCGTCATCGATGGCGCCGAAGAGGTGCGCAACTCGGGACCGGAGAAGCAGCAGTCGATCCTCGAGGCTCGGACCAAACAGGCCGAGATCACCATGCAGAACAAGGCGGGCGCCGCGATCTTCGGAGACGGCACCGGCTCGGGCGGCAAGGCGATCCTCGGCTTGCAGGCCATCGTCGACATCGCGCCCACCACGGGCATCCTCGGCGGCATCAACCGGGCAAATTTCTCCTTCTGGAGAAACAAGGTCAATGCCTCCGTCGGGTCCTACGCCACGGGCGGCCTCGAGGCGGTCGAGACCATGATCCGCAACTGCACCCGCGGCACGGACATGCCGACCCTGATCGTCTCGGGATCCACCATCTTCGGGTATGCGCTGAGCCGCGCCAACGGCCGGGCTCAGTTCAACAACCCGGAGCTGGCCGGCCTCGGCTTCAAGGCTCTGAAAATCGACGGTATCGACTACATCTTCGATTCGCAGTGTCCCGACGATCGCAAGTACGTGCTCAACCACAACTACCTGAAAATCCGCATCCACAAGGACCGCAACTTCGTGACGGGGAAATTCATCGAGCCGGCCGACGAGGACAAGATCGTCGCGAAGATCCGGACCGCGATGCAGCTCACCGTCAGCAACTGCGCCTTGCAGGGCGTGTTGGGAGGTTTCTCGGCCTAA
- a CDS encoding co-chaperone GroES — translation MQYDEHRKVKPLRGQLFVKVIEAPEKTSGGIVLLDRSKPLPTESEVMALGDPPIERDREQPWPFGVGAKVFHNKFSGHSVKMAGNYYLILKAEHVLAYREEQ, via the coding sequence ATGCAATACGACGAACACCGAAAAGTAAAACCCCTGCGCGGCCAGCTCTTCGTCAAGGTCATTGAGGCCCCCGAGAAGACTTCGGGCGGGATTGTCCTGCTCGACCGCTCCAAACCACTGCCTACCGAGAGTGAGGTAATGGCCCTGGGAGATCCGCCCATTGAGCGAGATCGGGAGCAGCCCTGGCCATTCGGTGTCGGCGCCAAGGTTTTTCATAACAAATTCAGCGGCCACTCGGTCAAGATGGCCGGAAACTACTACCTAATTCTTAAGGCCGAGCACGTCTTGGCCTACCGGGAGGAACAATGA
- a CDS encoding site-specific DNA-methyltransferase, translated as MKDQIITEKYAIYNGDCVEVMQSLPADKVHLSIYSPPFGGLYHYSSSERDLSNCSGYEEFFEHYAFVVRELYRLTLSGRITAVHCTDIPSGNSGSDHLTDFPGDIIRLHEREGFKFIARHTIWKEPLWVRNRTLAKNLAHKTIVDDSAFAGVASGDYLLVFRKRGGNKVPISHPTGLHSYAGESPIPEDLEKYKAWKGKQIENRFSHWIWRRYASCIWDDVRMDRVLPFQDCKDPDDEKHVHPLQLDVIDRVIALRSNPGETILTPFMGVGSEVYAAVMAGRKGIGVELKTSYFRQAIKNLSMAESIESAEKTQNNLFSAVG; from the coding sequence GTGAAAGATCAGATCATCACCGAAAAATATGCAATTTATAACGGAGATTGCGTAGAGGTAATGCAAAGCCTCCCAGCGGATAAGGTCCACCTTTCGATTTACTCCCCACCATTCGGCGGACTGTATCATTACTCGTCGAGTGAGCGGGACCTTTCAAATTGCTCAGGTTACGAGGAATTCTTCGAGCACTATGCTTTCGTGGTTCGGGAGCTATATCGGCTAACACTCTCGGGGCGGATTACGGCGGTCCATTGTACCGACATCCCATCCGGCAACAGCGGATCCGACCACCTGACCGACTTCCCCGGAGACATCATCCGCCTTCATGAGCGGGAAGGTTTTAAATTCATCGCCCGGCATACGATATGGAAAGAGCCGCTTTGGGTGCGCAATAGGACCCTTGCGAAAAACCTTGCCCACAAGACCATCGTGGACGATTCGGCCTTCGCCGGCGTCGCCTCGGGGGATTATCTCCTAGTGTTTCGGAAGCGCGGAGGAAACAAGGTGCCGATTTCTCACCCTACCGGACTTCATTCCTACGCCGGAGAAAGCCCCATCCCAGAGGACCTGGAAAAGTATAAAGCCTGGAAGGGGAAGCAGATTGAGAACCGCTTTTCTCATTGGATTTGGCGGCGGTATGCATCTTGTATTTGGGATGATGTTCGGATGGATCGCGTGCTTCCGTTCCAGGACTGTAAAGACCCAGACGACGAGAAACATGTGCACCCCCTACAGCTGGACGTAATCGACAGGGTTATAGCGCTCCGATCCAATCCCGGTGAGACGATTTTGACCCCATTCATGGGGGTTGGGTCAGAGGTTTACGCAGCGGTTATGGCGGGTCGAAAGGGGATCGGGGTGGAATTGAAAACCAGTTATTTCCGACAGGCGATAAAAAACCTGAGTATGGCCGAGTCAATCGAGTCCGCCGAAAAAACCCAGAACAACCTCTTCTCGGCGGTGGGGTGA
- a CDS encoding helicase, with protein sequence MEYQEFLESKTHKGAGFGFTDADLPSQMFDFQKALTEWAVKKGRAAIFADCGLGKSLIQLAWGDNIARTTGRPVLLLTPLAVSSQTIREGEKFGIEAVRSQDGSVKGRIVVTNYERLEKFSPSEFSGVICDESSILKSFDGARRQEITDFMRKVPYRLLATATAAPNDYIELGTSSEALGYLGHIDMLNRFFKNDNNNTSLKRHFGEAPKWRFKGHAETPFWRWVVSWARACRKPSDLGFDDGRFKLPELIEREHIVGATRPPEGMLFNMPAVTLREQREEKKRTIRERCEKAAALASGKDQVLVWCQLNEEGDLLEEIIPGAVQVSGSDSDEAKEERFLGFADGKIRVLVTKPKIGAWGLNFQRCAHVVSFPSHSYEQYYQGIRRCWRFGQERPVVVDLVLTEGEKRVMQNLRRKAMAADKMFSNLVQEMNESLAIKIKERFPKTEEVPSWL encoded by the coding sequence ATGGAATACCAGGAATTTTTAGAATCAAAAACCCATAAGGGTGCTGGATTCGGTTTCACCGATGCCGATTTACCCTCGCAGATGTTCGACTTCCAGAAGGCCTTGACCGAATGGGCAGTCAAAAAGGGGCGAGCTGCCATTTTCGCCGATTGTGGGCTTGGAAAATCGCTGATTCAACTCGCATGGGGCGACAATATCGCCCGTACCACAGGGAGGCCGGTGCTACTCCTCACCCCTTTGGCCGTCTCTTCCCAGACCATCCGAGAGGGGGAGAAATTTGGGATTGAGGCCGTTAGGTCCCAGGACGGATCGGTTAAGGGCCGGATCGTTGTGACCAATTACGAGCGGCTTGAGAAATTCTCGCCCTCGGAATTTTCCGGGGTGATCTGTGACGAGTCTTCGATACTTAAGAGCTTCGATGGAGCGCGGCGCCAGGAAATCACCGACTTTATGCGCAAGGTGCCTTATCGCCTGTTAGCCACGGCGACAGCCGCGCCGAATGACTATATCGAGCTTGGCACCTCAAGTGAGGCCCTTGGGTATCTCGGGCATATCGACATGCTCAACAGGTTTTTCAAGAACGACAATAACAATACCTCGCTTAAGCGGCATTTTGGCGAGGCCCCGAAGTGGAGATTTAAAGGTCATGCCGAAACCCCATTTTGGCGCTGGGTGGTTTCCTGGGCGCGGGCATGTAGGAAGCCGAGCGATCTTGGATTCGATGATGGGCGATTTAAACTCCCGGAGCTCATCGAAAGGGAGCACATTGTCGGAGCGACCAGGCCACCCGAGGGGATGCTTTTCAACATGCCTGCCGTCACGCTCCGGGAGCAGCGCGAGGAGAAAAAGCGGACCATCCGGGAGCGATGCGAAAAGGCAGCGGCGTTGGCGAGCGGAAAAGATCAAGTTCTCGTATGGTGCCAGCTCAACGAGGAGGGGGACCTCCTAGAGGAGATCATCCCCGGCGCAGTCCAGGTGAGCGGGTCCGATAGCGATGAGGCGAAGGAAGAGCGCTTCCTGGGTTTCGCAGATGGGAAAATCCGGGTGCTCGTCACAAAACCGAAAATCGGTGCTTGGGGTCTAAACTTCCAACGCTGCGCCCATGTTGTCTCATTCCCAAGTCATTCTTATGAGCAATACTACCAAGGAATAAGGCGATGTTGGAGATTCGGCCAAGAGCGCCCGGTGGTGGTCGATCTCGTCCTCACTGAAGGAGAGAAAAGAGTCATGCAAAATCTGCGGCGAAAGGCCATGGCGGCCGACAAGATGTTTTCAAATTTAGTTCAGGAAATGAACGAATCGCTGGCTATTAAAATTAAGGAGCGTTTTCCCAAGACCGAGGAGGTTCCGTCGTGGCTGTGA
- a CDS encoding VRR-NUC domain-containing protein, producing MNLVKPRRRPRHIEESLQTTCVQWFRLRYPGRLIFAIPNGGKRNVLEAVRLKAQGVLAGIPDLFIPEPFRGRPGLWVEMKREDGRPTKHQRGMIEVLRAKGYHVEVCKTFDEFRGVVERYFRGSVEQYFGGEA from the coding sequence ATGAACCTTGTGAAGCCACGACGTCGCCCCCGCCACATCGAGGAGTCGCTGCAAACGACATGCGTCCAATGGTTTCGCCTGCGCTACCCGGGGCGCCTGATCTTCGCGATACCCAACGGCGGCAAGCGAAACGTCCTGGAGGCCGTGAGGCTCAAAGCCCAAGGGGTCCTGGCTGGGATACCGGATCTCTTCATCCCCGAGCCGTTTCGTGGTCGCCCCGGGCTTTGGGTGGAGATGAAGCGGGAGGACGGGCGACCTACCAAGCACCAGCGGGGAATGATCGAGGTGCTTCGCGCCAAGGGTTACCACGTGGAGGTCTGCAAAACCTTCGACGAATTTCGAGGCGTGGTCGAACGATATTTCAGGGGTTCGGTTGAACAATATTTTGGAGGTGAGGCTTGA